One genomic window of Mycolicibacterium neoaurum includes the following:
- a CDS encoding acyltransferase family protein, with the protein MPLAKLLPAPRSVTAGAGNRDRAIDVARLSALIVVMFGHCALLLATIDSDGLWIGNILGELPQLTPLTWVVQVMPLFFFAGGAAAAYGWHPGTAWGSWLVSRAQRLCRPVFWYLGFWTVALVVARMILGGASADRLGRECVALLWFLGVYLVVIAFVPLLTRIGSAGTAAAVVAALVTVAAGVDQIRFAVGSSEAGVGNFLFVWLIPVVIGVAYARRLIRPAAALAAAAVALGAQVALALTQTYEVSLVTTGSSHGVSNVSPPTVLLALHCVWMSCVFVAAAGPIGRWAQRPRVWYVVAVGNSGAMTLYLWHIPAIAVATFALNAFGLDAYDVHAPDFWAMLALRAAVFAVVMFVTFLLLSPLEHRRMPWWDDPVGAVGANSRRAEILSVVAGVLICVSGVAMLLVAKNGLAGADGWVPLACFLVAVLAARACAR; encoded by the coding sequence ATGCCGCTCGCCAAGCTCCTGCCCGCGCCCCGTTCGGTGACCGCCGGAGCGGGGAACCGTGATCGCGCCATCGATGTCGCCCGGCTTTCCGCCCTGATCGTCGTGATGTTCGGGCACTGCGCGCTGCTGCTCGCCACCATCGACAGCGATGGTTTGTGGATCGGCAACATCCTCGGCGAGTTGCCGCAGCTGACCCCCCTCACCTGGGTGGTGCAGGTGATGCCCCTCTTCTTCTTCGCAGGCGGCGCGGCGGCCGCCTACGGCTGGCATCCGGGCACGGCGTGGGGGAGTTGGCTGGTGAGCCGGGCGCAGCGGCTGTGCCGGCCGGTGTTCTGGTATCTGGGGTTCTGGACCGTGGCGCTGGTGGTGGCGCGGATGATCCTCGGTGGGGCGTCGGCCGATCGGTTGGGCCGCGAATGCGTGGCGCTGCTGTGGTTTCTCGGCGTCTATCTGGTCGTGATTGCCTTCGTTCCGCTGCTCACCCGCATCGGTAGTGCCGGCACGGCCGCGGCCGTGGTCGCCGCGCTGGTGACCGTCGCCGCGGGTGTCGACCAGATCCGGTTCGCCGTCGGCTCGTCCGAAGCCGGGGTCGGCAACTTCCTGTTCGTATGGCTGATCCCGGTGGTCATCGGCGTGGCATACGCCCGCAGGCTGATCCGGCCCGCCGCCGCGTTGGCCGCGGCGGCGGTGGCGTTGGGTGCCCAGGTCGCGCTGGCGCTGACGCAGACCTATGAGGTGTCCCTGGTCACGACCGGCAGCAGCCACGGTGTCTCGAACGTGTCGCCACCGACGGTGTTGCTCGCCCTGCATTGCGTCTGGATGTCCTGCGTCTTCGTAGCGGCCGCGGGTCCCATCGGTCGCTGGGCGCAGCGTCCTCGGGTCTGGTACGTGGTCGCGGTCGGCAATTCGGGGGCCATGACCCTCTATCTGTGGCATATCCCGGCGATCGCCGTCGCCACCTTTGCGCTGAACGCGTTCGGACTCGACGCCTATGACGTGCACGCGCCGGACTTCTGGGCGATGTTGGCGTTGCGGGCGGCGGTCTTCGCGGTGGTGATGTTCGTGACGTTCCTGCTGCTGTCCCCACTGGAACACCGCAGAATGCCGTGGTGGGATGATCCGGTCGGGGCGGTCGGAGCGAACTCGCGGCGAGCCGAGATCCTGTCGGTGGTGGCGGGCGTGCTGATCTGCGTGTCCGGGGTGGCGATGCTGCTGGTCGCCAAGAATGGGCTGGCCGGGGCCGACGGCTGGGTGCCGTTGGCGTGTTTCCTTGTCGCAGTGCTGGCCGCGCGCGCCTGCGCGCGATAG
- a CDS encoding sensor domain-containing protein, with protein MTRLWAVAVLICILAGCTRTVDNPRATSQASIGPITAGQVADLLSPDVQNQDGNRFAIVVPDSCAGTALEVDPPFLVDHRPAAVDGGHWSGSNGSSEVVNEEMVAVYPSDFSAADALASVRRVVESCAGSEVEVTTMADRTYTLTVEVPAVQAPAGSVLWSLRSAEWNCDNLVVAAHNAAIEVTSCGPGGGMDTVAAAEQALKRIEMLADNTA; from the coding sequence GTGACCAGGCTGTGGGCTGTGGCGGTGCTGATCTGCATTCTGGCCGGCTGCACCCGGACGGTGGACAACCCGCGGGCCACATCCCAAGCGTCGATCGGACCGATTACCGCCGGACAGGTCGCCGACCTGCTCAGCCCCGATGTCCAGAATCAGGATGGGAACAGGTTCGCCATCGTCGTTCCGGACAGCTGTGCCGGCACGGCCCTGGAGGTCGACCCGCCGTTCCTCGTCGACCACAGGCCCGCCGCTGTGGACGGCGGGCACTGGTCTGGGTCGAACGGCAGTTCCGAGGTGGTGAACGAGGAGATGGTCGCGGTGTACCCGTCGGACTTCTCGGCCGCCGACGCGCTCGCATCGGTGCGGCGGGTCGTCGAATCCTGTGCGGGCAGTGAGGTGGAGGTGACCACCATGGCCGACCGCACCTACACGCTCACCGTCGAGGTGCCCGCCGTGCAGGCGCCCGCGGGTTCGGTGCTGTGGTCATTGCGCAGCGCGGAGTGGAACTGCGACAACCTGGTGGTGGCGGCGCACAACGCAGCCATCGAGGTGACCAGCTGCGGACCGGGCGGTGGCATGGATACCGTCGCGGCCGCAGAGCAGGCACTCAAGCGCATCGAGATGCTGGCCGACAACACGGCCTGA
- a CDS encoding SulP family inorganic anion transporter: MTSLSRWRTTARALLPGVRDYAGLRSCWRRDVVAGITVGVVALPLALAFGISSGVGAAAGLVTAIVAGIVAAVFGGSNVQVSGPTGAMAVVLAPVVAQHGPGSVAVVTILAGAIVFVAGVTGVGRLVTVIPWPVIEGFTLGIAVIIFLQQVPASVGTATPEGLRPLPAAVEALTTADGGTARWALLVVAVVVVVMIGLPRLLPALPSSLVAVIAASVLVSVAALPIPRIGELPAGLPMPTWPQADLATLHALFGAALAIAALAAIESLLSARVAASLAGTAAGDPDRELVGQGMASVAAGLFGGMPATGAIARTAVNVKAGARTRIAALTHSVLLIGVVYLLSGPVGAIPLAALAAVLMVTAATMISGSVVTRIVRSGRSAALIFVLTAGVTVCLDLIQAVELGIVVAALFALSAMARRSGVHREALPGAYRPGDERIMLLRLDGAMFFGAAERMSATIAELAVSGPAVVILRMSGLHHLDATGAHALSRITEQLESRGTLVIIKGVDPEQHQLLTNIGILESLRHENHLMDSLDDAIAHARDHVHRDNAMTPQRPAPRLDSQP; encoded by the coding sequence ATGACCTCGCTGTCGCGATGGCGGACAACCGCCCGCGCACTGCTGCCCGGCGTTCGTGACTACGCCGGGCTGCGGTCCTGCTGGCGCCGCGATGTCGTTGCCGGTATCACCGTGGGTGTCGTGGCGCTGCCGTTGGCGCTCGCATTCGGGATCAGCTCGGGGGTCGGTGCTGCCGCGGGCCTGGTCACCGCGATCGTCGCGGGCATCGTCGCCGCAGTGTTCGGCGGCTCCAACGTGCAGGTGTCCGGCCCCACCGGAGCCATGGCCGTGGTCTTGGCGCCGGTCGTCGCCCAGCACGGCCCTGGCAGCGTGGCCGTCGTGACGATCCTCGCCGGAGCCATCGTGTTCGTCGCCGGTGTGACGGGTGTGGGCAGGCTCGTGACGGTCATCCCGTGGCCCGTCATCGAAGGGTTCACCCTCGGTATCGCGGTGATCATCTTCCTGCAACAGGTTCCTGCGTCCGTCGGCACCGCGACACCGGAGGGGTTGCGGCCCCTGCCCGCCGCCGTCGAGGCGCTGACGACCGCAGACGGTGGCACCGCCCGATGGGCGCTGCTGGTGGTGGCCGTGGTGGTCGTGGTGATGATCGGCCTACCTCGCCTGCTCCCGGCCCTTCCGTCATCTCTGGTGGCGGTCATCGCGGCTTCGGTGCTGGTTTCGGTTGCCGCACTGCCGATCCCACGGATCGGGGAACTACCCGCCGGATTGCCCATGCCGACCTGGCCGCAGGCAGATCTCGCGACGTTGCACGCGCTGTTCGGTGCGGCACTGGCGATCGCGGCGTTGGCGGCCATCGAATCACTGTTGTCGGCCCGCGTCGCCGCGAGCTTGGCGGGCACCGCTGCAGGTGATCCCGATCGTGAGCTCGTGGGCCAGGGGATGGCCTCGGTGGCCGCCGGACTGTTCGGCGGGATGCCCGCAACCGGGGCGATCGCGCGCACCGCGGTGAATGTCAAAGCCGGTGCCAGAACCCGGATCGCCGCGCTGACGCATTCGGTTCTGCTGATCGGTGTGGTCTATCTGCTCAGTGGTCCGGTGGGCGCCATCCCGTTGGCGGCGCTGGCCGCGGTATTGATGGTGACGGCAGCCACCATGATCTCCGGCAGCGTCGTCACCAGGATCGTGCGCAGCGGTCGGTCGGCCGCGCTGATCTTCGTCCTCACTGCGGGCGTCACGGTGTGTCTCGACCTGATCCAGGCCGTGGAATTGGGAATCGTGGTGGCGGCGCTCTTCGCGCTGTCCGCCATGGCCCGGCGCAGCGGCGTTCACCGCGAGGCGCTGCCTGGCGCATATCGACCCGGTGATGAACGCATCATGCTGCTGCGGTTGGACGGTGCGATGTTCTTCGGCGCCGCCGAGCGGATGTCGGCGACGATCGCCGAACTCGCGGTCTCCGGGCCCGCGGTGGTGATCCTCCGGATGTCGGGCCTGCATCACCTCGACGCGACGGGCGCGCATGCACTGAGCCGGATCACCGAGCAGCTGGAGTCGCGCGGAACGCTGGTCATCATCAAGGGCGTCGACCCAGAGCAACACCAGCTGCTGACGAATATCGGCATCCTCGAATCGTTGCGGCACGAGAACCACCTGATGGACAGTCTGGATGATGCGATCGCCCATGCGCGCGACCACGTGCATCGCGACAATGCGATGACGCCACAGCGACCGGCACCACGCCTAGACTCACAGCCGTGA
- a CDS encoding metalloregulator ArsR/SmtB family transcription factor → MADSFLGGPERPLYEIKANLFKALAHPARIRILEILSTSAAATPVSAILADTDIEPTQLSQHLAVLKRHHVVRGRRVGNAVYYELAHPKVAELLVIARVFLTDTLSAQRDQLDAIGALPPIGTAAR, encoded by the coding sequence GTGGCGGATAGTTTCCTTGGCGGGCCGGAGCGACCGCTCTACGAGATCAAGGCCAACCTGTTCAAGGCCCTGGCGCACCCGGCGCGGATCCGCATCCTGGAGATCCTCTCGACCAGCGCCGCAGCCACGCCGGTGAGCGCGATCCTCGCCGATACCGATATCGAGCCCACCCAGCTGTCCCAACATCTCGCCGTGCTCAAGCGCCATCACGTCGTGCGTGGGCGCCGGGTCGGCAACGCCGTCTACTACGAGCTCGCCCATCCCAAGGTCGCCGAGTTGCTCGTCATCGCACGGGTGTTCCTGACCGACACCCTCTCGGCTCAGCGCGACCAACTGGACGCCATCGGCGCACTGCCGCCCATCGGCACAGCCGCACGATGA
- a CDS encoding DUF5313 domain-containing protein, producing MPTATGPETRPGPLQYIAYCYGKRLPASMRQWVAEDLAGPGATVRMMARVAVPAIAILAPIWFIPMSLYLHISMTMPIFIPFVFFSHALNKVWRRHMLAKHGLNPNLVDALSRQRNAHKHRAYEERYGPRSGPAGSHDI from the coding sequence ATGCCGACCGCCACGGGGCCCGAGACACGACCCGGCCCGCTTCAGTACATCGCCTACTGCTACGGCAAGCGACTTCCCGCGTCCATGCGGCAGTGGGTTGCCGAGGATCTTGCCGGCCCCGGCGCAACGGTGCGCATGATGGCCAGGGTCGCGGTGCCGGCCATCGCCATCCTCGCTCCCATCTGGTTCATCCCGATGTCGCTGTACCTGCACATCAGCATGACCATGCCGATCTTCATCCCGTTCGTGTTCTTCTCACACGCGCTCAACAAGGTCTGGCGCCGGCACATGCTGGCCAAGCACGGATTGAACCCCAACCTGGTCGACGCCCTGTCCCGACAACGCAATGCCCACAAACACCGGGCCTACGAGGAGCGTTACGGCCCGCGTTCGGGTCCGGCGGGCAGTCACGACATCTGA
- a CDS encoding DUF4267 domain-containing protein yields the protein MSIDGAAVAVGGLRMASGISFLVDPLRANRLWGSSDRPDATAQLLLRSMGYRDALIGGMLLAAGVRGRNTRGWFSPASGRYPHASGGADVAYLLGGAGVHHQMPQSQRIIGLGGAVVGIGVGLWGATRRRVSAPPAQMS from the coding sequence ATGTCGATCGACGGTGCGGCCGTGGCAGTCGGGGGATTGCGGATGGCTTCGGGCATCTCGTTTTTGGTGGACCCGCTGCGAGCGAATCGGCTGTGGGGCTCGTCCGATCGCCCCGACGCCACCGCCCAGCTGTTGTTGCGGTCGATGGGTTACCGCGATGCGTTGATCGGGGGAATGTTGTTGGCGGCCGGTGTGCGCGGCAGGAACACCCGCGGGTGGTTCTCCCCCGCAAGCGGGAGGTACCCCCACGCCTCCGGCGGCGCCGATGTCGCCTACCTACTCGGTGGTGCCGGTGTGCATCATCAGATGCCGCAGTCCCAGCGGATCATCGGCCTCGGCGGTGCGGTCGTCGGCATCGGGGTCGGACTGTGGGGTGCCACCCGGCGGCGGGTGAGTGCGCCTCCGGCTCAGATGTCGTGA
- the aceA gene encoding isocitrate lyase ICL2: protein MATSADTTSEQQFAEDVAATQEYFDSPRFDGITRLYSARQVAEQRGTIPSDYPVAREAATAFYPRLRELFEQKKSITTFGPYSPGQAVTMKRMGIEGIYLGGWATSAKGSISEDPGPDLASYPLSQVPDEAAGLVRALLTADRNQQYLRLKMTPEQRAAQPPVDYRPFIIADADTGHGGDPHVRNLIRRFVESGVPGYHIEDQRPGTKKCGHQGGKVLVPSDEQIKRLNTARFQLDIMRVPGIIVARTDAEAANLIDSRADERDQPFLLGATNVKIPPYKACFLAITRRFHTLGITELNGHLLYALPEGEYAAAESWLERQGLLDAVARAAQSYQPGQSVDALFDEVESQFVQAWQDDAGLETYGDAVAELLEFREREGEKADMSAAEWREFAKTASLYAAREKAKSLGADVAWDPERVKTPEGYYQIRGGIPYAIAKSLAAAPFADILWMETKTADLADAREFAHAIHAVYPDKMLAYNLSPSFNWDTTGMSDDEMRAFPEEIGKLGFVFNFMTYGGHQIDGVAAEEFATALLQDGMLSLARLQRKMRLVESPYRTPQTLVGGPRSDAALAASSGRTATTKSMGKGSTQHQHLVQTEVPKKLLEEWLAIWGEHYQLSETLRVQLRPRRAGSDVLELGIYGDGEDKVADVIVDPIKDRHGRSILTVRDQNTYAEKLRKKRLMDVIHLWLIHRFKPEIVYYVTPTEDNIYQTEKLKKHGLFSNVYQEVGEIIVADVNQARIDELLASDRAALGRLIRKED, encoded by the coding sequence ATGGCCACCAGCGCCGACACCACATCCGAGCAGCAGTTCGCCGAGGATGTGGCCGCCACCCAGGAGTACTTCGACAGCCCGCGCTTCGACGGCATCACCCGGCTGTACTCGGCCCGCCAGGTCGCAGAACAGCGGGGCACCATCCCCTCGGACTATCCGGTGGCGCGTGAGGCGGCCACGGCGTTCTATCCGCGGCTGCGGGAACTCTTCGAGCAGAAGAAGAGCATAACCACCTTCGGGCCCTACTCTCCCGGCCAGGCCGTGACCATGAAGCGGATGGGGATCGAGGGCATCTACCTGGGCGGTTGGGCGACCTCGGCGAAGGGGTCGATCAGCGAGGACCCCGGACCCGATCTGGCCAGCTACCCGCTCAGCCAGGTACCCGACGAAGCGGCCGGCCTGGTCCGCGCGCTGCTGACCGCCGACCGCAACCAGCAGTACCTGCGGCTGAAGATGACCCCCGAGCAGCGAGCCGCGCAACCTCCGGTCGACTACCGCCCCTTCATCATCGCCGACGCGGATACCGGCCACGGCGGAGATCCGCACGTGCGCAACCTGATTCGGCGTTTCGTCGAATCTGGGGTCCCCGGATATCACATCGAGGACCAACGGCCCGGCACCAAGAAGTGTGGTCACCAGGGCGGCAAGGTGCTGGTGCCGTCAGACGAACAGATCAAGCGGCTCAACACCGCTCGCTTCCAGCTCGACATCATGCGGGTGCCCGGCATCATCGTCGCGCGCACCGATGCCGAGGCCGCCAACTTGATCGACAGCCGGGCCGACGAGCGTGATCAACCGTTCCTGCTCGGCGCGACGAATGTGAAGATCCCGCCGTACAAGGCCTGCTTCCTGGCGATCACCCGGCGCTTCCACACCCTTGGGATCACCGAACTCAACGGACACCTGCTCTACGCGCTGCCCGAGGGTGAATACGCGGCGGCCGAATCCTGGCTGGAACGCCAGGGTCTGCTCGACGCGGTGGCCAGGGCAGCTCAGTCCTACCAGCCCGGCCAATCCGTCGATGCCCTGTTCGACGAGGTGGAATCCCAATTCGTCCAGGCCTGGCAGGACGATGCGGGGTTGGAGACCTACGGCGATGCCGTGGCCGAACTGTTGGAGTTCCGGGAACGCGAGGGCGAGAAGGCCGACATGAGCGCCGCAGAGTGGCGGGAGTTCGCCAAGACCGCCTCGCTGTACGCCGCACGCGAGAAGGCCAAATCCCTCGGTGCGGACGTGGCGTGGGACCCCGAACGGGTGAAGACGCCGGAGGGCTACTACCAGATCCGCGGCGGTATTCCCTACGCGATCGCCAAATCCCTTGCCGCGGCGCCATTTGCCGACATCCTTTGGATGGAGACCAAGACCGCGGACCTGGCCGACGCCCGCGAGTTCGCCCACGCCATCCATGCGGTGTACCCGGACAAGATGCTGGCCTACAACCTTTCACCGTCCTTCAACTGGGACACCACCGGTATGAGCGATGACGAGATGCGAGCCTTCCCCGAGGAGATCGGCAAGCTCGGCTTTGTGTTCAACTTCATGACCTACGGCGGACATCAGATCGACGGTGTGGCCGCCGAAGAGTTCGCGACCGCCTTGCTCCAGGACGGCATGCTGTCCTTGGCCCGCCTGCAGCGCAAGATGCGCCTGGTCGAATCGCCCTATCGCACACCGCAAACCCTCGTCGGTGGTCCGCGCAGCGATGCCGCGCTCGCCGCATCGTCGGGACGCACCGCGACGACCAAATCGATGGGCAAGGGGTCTACCCAACACCAGCACCTCGTGCAGACCGAAGTGCCGAAGAAGCTGCTGGAAGAGTGGCTGGCCATCTGGGGCGAGCACTATCAGCTCAGCGAGACCCTGCGGGTGCAGCTGAGGCCGCGTCGCGCCGGATCCGACGTGCTGGAGCTCGGCATCTACGGCGACGGGGAGGACAAGGTCGCCGACGTCATCGTCGATCCGATCAAGGATCGGCACGGTCGCAGCATCCTGACGGTGCGAGACCAGAACACCTACGCCGAGAAGTTGCGTAAGAAGCGCCTGATGGACGTGATCCACCTGTGGCTGATCCACCGCTTCAAGCCCGAGATCGTGTACTACGTGACACCCACTGAGGACAACATCTACCAAACCGAGAAGCTGAAGAAGCACGGCCTGTTCAGCAATGTGTATCAGGAGGTCGGCGAGATCATCGTCGCCGACGTCAACCAGGCGCGGATCGATGAGTTGTTGGCTTCCGACCGCGCGGCACTGGGCCGGCTGATCCGCAAGGAGGATTAA